In Chanodichthys erythropterus isolate Z2021 chromosome 9, ASM2448905v1, whole genome shotgun sequence, a genomic segment contains:
- the nppb gene encoding natriuretic peptides B — protein MKSLDISLVGLLLLFSVHLTGAFPLQNTEDIDVLKLLLQRLEEPIPASSQDRILSKVKEEAANLEETLVEPHPKTDMRDYLSARDLRTVRQDSKRYSGCFGSKLDRIGSMSSLGCNTVRRSGPKKS, from the exons ATGAAATCGCTTGACATTTCTCTAGTCGGCCTTCTCTTACTCTTCAGCGTTCACCTCACGGGCGCATTCCCGCTGCAAAACACGGAGGACATCGATGTCTTAAAG CTTCTTCTACAGCGACTTGAAGAGCCCATTCCTGCTTCTTCTCAAGACCGGATACTGTCGAAAGTAAAAGAAGAGGCGGCAAATCTTGAAGAAACCCTCGTTGAACCTCATCCTAAGACTGACATGAGAGACTATCTGTCTGCTCGGGACTTGAGGACAGTCCGACAGGACTCCAAGCGATACTCCGGGTGTTTCGGGAGCAAACTGGACAGAATCGGTTCCATGTCGTCTCTGGGATGTAACACTGTCAGGCGGTCAG gTCCTAAGAAGTCTTAA
- the nppa gene encoding natriuretic peptides A, translating to MIRGLILTGLLVLVWHQMDVQAHTLSRHSSSTNMAKLKSLLQQFEEALTEEEASERAVDYEDSKTVLEQSPASTFWDRDREEEAPPAEDTNSPDGFETQRNRLIDLLMSTRSKSLSGCFGGRLDRIGSSSSLGCNSKKG from the exons ATGATCAGAGGACTAATTCTTACAGGACTACTGGTCCTGGTTTGGCACCAGATGGATGTACAAGCGCATACGTTGAGCAGACACAGTTCTTCCACCAACATGGCCAAGCTGAAG AGCTTGTTGCAGCAGTTTGAGGAGGCCCTGACCGAAGAAGAAGCTTCCGAGAGAGCCGTAGATTATGAAGACAGCAAAACCGTGCTGGAGCAGAGCCCCGCTTCCACATTCTGggacagagacagagaggaaGAAGCACCTCCAGCGGAGGACACCAACTCCCCAGATGGATTTGAGACACAGAGAAATCGTCTTATTGATCTTCTCATGTCAACCCGGAGCAAAAGCCTTTCTGGGTGTTTTGGGGGAAGGCTGGATCGCATAGGGTCATCCAGCTCCCTTGGGTGCAACTCTAAAAAAGGTTAG